The region TGGCCTTAGTGACCGTCAGCAACAACCCGTATTCTCCCGCCGACGCCGAAGCCATCCCCGGGATCGACCCGCGGGCGGATGAAAACCTGCTGCGCCAATCGCTCGGGGCGTAAGTAAAAGAAAAAAGGAACTTATTAAAAGTGTATTGACAAAACTCTTGAGTCCGTGGATAATGTATACAACATTACAATGACGTGATGTAAGGAAGTGCGTCTAGGGTTCCGCCGTTAACACGCGGGTCTGGACCGAGCGGCGCAGAATGCGATAACGCATTACACCGTGGGTATAAAAGACCCTGCGGGAAGTTTCTTACGAATTAAGTAGGAGACTTTCGCGCAGGCATTTTTATACCCATATGTTTTGTATACAGTATCCTGTATGCTTGTACTTTTAGGAGGAGGTCGACCATGAAACACGTGCTGTCAATACTAGTTTACAATCAGCCGGGCGTGCTGGTCAGGGTCGCAGGGATGTTTTCGCGGCGGGGCTTCAACATCCACAGCCTGGCCGTCGGCCCGACCCAGGATCCGAGATATTCGCGAATTACCGTGGCGGTGTGCGGTGACAACGGTATCCTCGACCAGGTCGTCAAACAGCTCGACAAGCTCGTCGAAGTCGAAGCCATTCAGCTCCTGCCCCCCGAGGCCTCGGTACGGCGGGGGATCGCGATGGTCAAGATTGCGGCCGGCGGCGACAAGCAGCCCGAAGTCCTCAAACTCGCCGAAGTTTTCCGCGCCAGTATCGTCGACCTGTCCGAGCACACAGCCACGTTTGAAATTACCGGCGACGACGACAAAATAGACGCCTTCGTCGACCTGCTCGGCCCCTACGGCATCATCGAATTGGTCCGCACCGGCCTCGCCGGTCTGGCCAGGGGCGCCAGCAACATCCACCAGTACGAGAGGAGAGAATACTATGAGCAAATTGTATTATGATCTTGACGCCAACTGGGATATGATCAGCAGCAAGAAAATCGCCGTCATCGGTTACGGCAGCCAGGGCCACGCCCACGCCCTCAACCTCAAGGAGAGCGGCATCGACGTAACCGTCGGCCTCTATAAAGGCAGCAAATCCTGGCACAAAGCCGAAAACGACGGCGTCAAGGTCGCCGCCGTGGCCGACGCCGTCAGCGGCGCCGACATCGTTATGATCCTCATCCCCGACGAAAAACAGGGCCAGGTCTACCGCGACCACATCGCCCCCAACCTCAAAGCCGGCGCCGCCCTCGCCTTCGCCCACGGCTTCAACATCCACTTCAGCCAGGTCGTGCCGCCCGACAACATCGACGTCTTCATGGTCGCCCCCAAAGGCCCCGGCCACCTCGTCCGCCGGATGTACACCGAAGGCAAAGGCGTTCCCTGCCTGATGGCCGTCCACCAGAACTTCACCGGCAACGCCCAGGAGCTTGCCCTCGCTTACGCCCGCGGCATCGGCGGCACCCGCGCCGGCGTTCTGGCCACCACCTTCAAGGAAGAAACCGAAACCGACCTCTTCGGCGAACAGGCCGTCCTCTGCGGCGGCGTCACCGAGCTCATCAAGGCGGGCTTCGAAACGCTCGTTGAAGCGGGCTATCAGCCCGAATCGGCCTACTTTGAATGTCTGCACGAAATGAAGCTTATCGTCGACCTCATGTACGAAGGCGGCATCGGCATGATGCGCTACTCCATCAGCGACACCGCCGAATTCGGCGACTACATGACCGGCAGGCGCATCATTCCCGACGCCACTCGCGCTGAGATGAAGCAAATTCTCGCCGAGATCCAAAACGGTGAATTCGCCAAAAAGTGGATCCTGGAAAATCAGGCCAATCGTCCAGTGTTCAACGCCATGCGCAGGAGCGAGGCCGAGCACCAGATCGAAAAGGTCGGCCGCGACCTCAGGGCCATGATGCCCTGGCTCAAGAAATAACACAACAGCTTACAGACGATATAATTTAACGGCAAGGAGGGATTGGAATGGAACGTTTAGCGCATGTTGGCGGGATCAGCGACGACCTTGGCGGCGTCGACCCGCACGCGGACCAGAACCTGCTGCGCCTCGCCGGAGTCGTCTAAGCCTTTAGTCAACGCAATCATAGTGTCGATAAAAGTGATGATCGGGACGGCTATGCGAACAGCAGCCGCCGCAGAGAGCCGGGGTAGGTGAAAGCCCGGCGCGGCTGCCGCATATCGGATCACCCGTGAGCTCTCCTCCGACGGCTTCGGCCCTAGACGGGAGCGCGACCGCGCGTTACAGCGGAGCCGGCTGATGGGCCGGTGTGAAAAGTAATAAACGATAGGGTGGTACCGCGGATACCCGCCCCTATCGGCGCCCACGCGCCGATAGGGGTATTTTATTTTGGGCTTGGCGCAAGCCGCCGGGCATTATTATGGAGGTGCAGACATTATGCAGCTTACCGGCGCTGAAGCTGTCGTTAAATGCCTTGTCGAGGAAGGCGTCGACACCGTGTTCGGCTATCCCGGCGGCCAGATCATGCCGCTTTACGACGCCCTC is a window of Selenomonadales bacterium 4137-cl DNA encoding:
- the ilvN gene encoding acetolactate synthase small subunit yields the protein MKHVLSILVYNQPGVLVRVAGMFSRRGFNIHSLAVGPTQDPRYSRITVAVCGDNGILDQVVKQLDKLVEVEAIQLLPPEASVRRGIAMVKIAAGGDKQPEVLKLAEVFRASIVDLSEHTATFEITGDDDKIDAFVDLLGPYGIIELVRTGLAGLARGASNIHQYERREYYEQIVL
- the ilvC gene encoding ketol-acid reductoisomerase; its protein translation is MSKLYYDLDANWDMISSKKIAVIGYGSQGHAHALNLKESGIDVTVGLYKGSKSWHKAENDGVKVAAVADAVSGADIVMILIPDEKQGQVYRDHIAPNLKAGAALAFAHGFNIHFSQVVPPDNIDVFMVAPKGPGHLVRRMYTEGKGVPCLMAVHQNFTGNAQELALAYARGIGGTRAGVLATTFKEETETDLFGEQAVLCGGVTELIKAGFETLVEAGYQPESAYFECLHEMKLIVDLMYEGGIGMMRYSISDTAEFGDYMTGRRIIPDATRAEMKQILAEIQNGEFAKKWILENQANRPVFNAMRRSEAEHQIEKVGRDLRAMMPWLKK